The following DNA comes from Occultella kanbiaonis.
GCGCCGCCGCACCGGCGCGCGCGGAGTATGTCGTCGGCGAGGACGGCAAGGAGTCCGTCCGCTGGGAGTGAGGCGGCCCGACGCTCTCAGGACACGTCCACGCCGGCGTCCCGGAAGGGCGCGAGCGCGATCTCGAACACTTCGGGCGCCACCCGGTCGCGGTGCCAGATCAGCCGCGCAGCCAGCATCGTCGTTGCGATGGCACCGCTGATCGTCGCGACCCCGGCCAGCGTCCTCAGCTCATCGCCGCGTGGGCGGAGCCGGCCGCGCACGTACGTGTCGAGCGCCGCGGACTCGGACGCGGACAGCAGCGGACCTCGTGTCCCGTAGAGCTCGGCCACCTCGTCGGAGTCGAGGTGGGCGTCTTCGATCGCCTGGTAGCGGGTGCCGTCGAGCGTCGTGGCCCGATCGATGAAGTCGGTCACAGCGGGGGGAAGTGCAGCCATTCCGGTCTCCTTTGGCGGTCCGGGGGCGCGACGTCACGCCTCGTGGACTGGTCAGTCGGCCCCGCGGGCCGCCCACCAGGAGCGTAGTTCGGCCTCGGCACGCTCGGGGCCGAGCGGGCCGTGCTCCATCCGGAGCGCGAGCAGGTGCTTGTACGCGGCGCCGACGTCCCGGCCGGCCGGGATCTGGAGGATCTCCATGATCCGCGTGCCGTCGAGGTCCGGTCGGATCGCCTTGAGCTCCTCCTCGGCGGAGAGCGCCGCGATCCGGCGCTCGAGATCGTCGTAGGCGTGTGAGAGCCGGGCCGCCTTGCGCTGGTTCCGGGTGGTGCAATCGGCCCGGGTCAGCCGGTGCAGCCGCTCGAGCTGGTCGCCGGCGTCGGTGATGTACCGGCGCACAGCCGAGTCCGTCCAGGCCGCCTCCCCGTACCCGTGGAAGCGCAGGTGCAGCGCGACCAGGTGGGATACGGCCTTGATGGTCGCCTTGTCGAAGCGCAGCTCCCGCAACCGCTTTGTGGCCAGCTTCGCGCCGACGATCTCGTGATGGTGGAAGCTCACGCCACCGCCCGGCTCGAGCCGCCGGGTGGCCGGCTTGCCGACGTCGTGGAGCAGCGCCGCGAGGCGCAGCACCAGGTCCGGCCCAGGCACCGGGCCGTCCGGACCGGTCTCGAGGTCGATGGCCTGGTCGAGCACGGTGAGCGAGTGCTCGTAGACGTCCTTGTGCCGGTGGTGCTCGTCGATGGTCAGCTGCATGCCGGGCAACTCGGGCAGCACGTGCTCGGCCAGCCCGGTGTAGACCATCAGCTCGAGGCCGCGCCGCGGAGCGGCCGACATCAGCAGTCGGACGAGCTCGGACTGGACCCGCTCGGCCGAGACGATCGTGATCCGCTCCGCCATCGCCGTCATCGCCTTCAGCACGGACTCATCGACGTCGAACCCGAGCTGGGCGGTGAACCGGGCCGCGCGCATCATCCGCAGCGGGTCGTCGTCGAACGACTGCTCCGCGGTGACAGGGGTGCGCAGCAGCCCGTTCGCGAGGTCGGTGAGCCCGTCGAACGGGTCCACGAACGTCAGGTCCGGCAGCCGGACCGCCATCGAGTTGACGGTGAAGTCCCGGCGGGACAGGTCGCCGTCGAGCGAGTCGCCGTACGCCACCTGCGGCTTGCGGGAGGTCGGGTCGTAGGCCTCGGTGCGGTAGGTGGTGACCTCGACGATGACGTCCCCGCGCCGGGCTCCGATGGTGCCGAACTCCCGGCCCATGTCCCAGTGGGCATCCCCCCACGCGGCCAGGATCCGCTCCGTGTCGTCCGGGCGCGCGGAGGTCGCGAAGTCCAGGTCGACGCCCGCCCGGCCGAGGAAGGCGTCCCGCACCGGGCCGCCGACCAGCGCGAGCTCATGGCCGGCGTCCGCGAACGCCGTCCCGAGCTCGATCGCGTCCGGTGCGTACTCGGCGAGCACACCGAGCGCGACGCGCAGCAGTTCCGCGGGAGACTCTCGGGGCGGTATCGGTGACGTGGGGGGCACAACTGTCAAGCGTGCCACGTGCGGGCCCGGCGCTGCCAGCCGGTGCCCGCCGATCCGCCGCAGCTCGGTGCCCACCCGGCCCGAAGACGCGTGCCGAGTACCCCACCTTCGCGTGGCCTTGATTACAGTGTCGTTATGTCCGCCGCAGCTCCGACCCCTCGACCACGGGCGCCACGGCCCCCGGTCACGCGCCTGCGGCGCACCCACGCGCACTCGCTCCCGGTGGTCGACGAGACCTCCGCCGGCGGCCTCGTGGTGCGGGTCGTCGGTGGCGAGGCGTACACCGCGGTGATCGCGCGCCGCAACCGCGCGGGCCGGCTGGAATGGTGCCTGCCGAAGGGGCACCTCGAGGGCGCCGAGACCGCCGAGGAGGCCGCGGTCCGGGAGATCGCCGAGGAGACCGGGATCGAGGGACAGGTGCTTCGTCACCTCGCCACGATCGACTACTGGTTCGCGGGTTCGGACCGGCGCGTGCACAAGGTGGTCCACCACTATCTGCTCGAGGCGCTCGGCGGCGACCTCACCACGGAGAACGACCCCGACCACGAGGCCGAGGCGGTGGCCTGGGTGGCGCTGACCGATGTCGCGGCCCGGCTGGCCTACCCGAACGAGCGCCGGGTCGTGGCAACCGCCCGGGACATGCTCACCGGGCGCTCATGACGATCCACCGCGTGAGCCTGGGATGACGCGCCGAGAACCCCGCACCTTCCACGTGCGGGCCGCGCTCGTGGCGTGCCTGCTCGGGATCCTCGCCGCGGTCGGCCCACTCGCTCCCGCCGTGACCGTGCCGGCCGCGCATGCCGCGCCCGGGGACGTCACCGTCGACATCACCGGCACGACCCCGGCCGTGCTCCGACCCGGCCTGGATCTCGTCGTCACCGGCACGATCACCAACGAGACGGACGAGGTCCTCACGGATCCGTTCGTGCGCCTGCGGATGCAGACGCAGGTCCCGGACTCCCGGAACGGCCTGGCCCGGTGGCTGAACGATGACTCCACGTCCGGCCGGGTCGAGACCCTGACCCTGGCGAACCTCGGCCAGGACGTCGCACCCGGCGCCACCGCACCCTTCACGGTCTCGATCCCGGCCGACCGCTCACCGTTCGGCGGCACCCCGGCCTGGGGTCCCCGCGGCTTCGAGATCGTCGTGTCCGACGGCGGCGTCACCGGGCGGGCCAGATCCGTCCTGCTCTGGTACCCGGAGGCGATCGAGTCCGCCGGACCCACCGAGCTGACCGTGCTGCTCCCACTGACCCCCACGGCGCAGGAGTGGAGTACCGCCGCCGAGGAGGGGGTCCTCGTCGGGCAGGTGGCCGCGGGTCGGATCACCGCTCTGGTCGAGGCGACCCGGGACCTGCCGGTCGCGTGGGGCCTCGACCCCGTCCTCCTCGAGCTGCCGACCGGCCCGGTACCGTCCGGCGAGGGCCCCGACGGGCAGGAGCCGACCCAGGACGCCGGCCCGACCGAGCCGGCGGACGAGGAGAGCACCGGCACCCCGGACGACGATGCGACGACCGACCCCCCGCCGTCGGGCACGGCGCCCGACGACGACGCCACCGAGGGTGACGACGAGGAACGTGACGACCCGGTCCTGACCGCGGCGCAACTCCCCGCGTTCGTCCAGCTGCTCGTGGACGCCAGCGCCCAGCGGGACGTCGTCGCCCTGTCCTACGGGGACGCCGACGCCATCACCATGGCCCGGGCGGACGACAGCACGCTGATCGATGCGGCCACCGACCGGACCGCCGCGCTGCTCGCCGAACGGGAGGTGACCGTCCTCGACGACGTGATCTGGCCGGCGGCCACCGACGAGTCGACCCTCACCGCGATCGCCCGGTCCGGGTCGGCGACGGTCGTGCTCCCCGCCGACGAGGTGCCGACCACCGGGGACCTGACCTACACGCCGTCGGGCCGGACCGAGATCACCACTGTGGGCGGGGACGTCGAGGCGGTGCTCTGGGACGGACCGCTCTCCGACACCCTCACCGACCCGGACCTGACCACGGCGGAGGCGCAGCAGTCCTTCCTCGCGCAGACCGCCGTGATCACGCGGGAACGTCCGAACGACCCGCGTGGGCTCATGGCCGCAATGCCGCGCGATCTCGGCACCGACCCGTCCGAGATGGAGCGCCTCGGCACCATCCTCGACTCGCTCGCGGAGGCGCCCTGGCTCGAGGTCACCAGCCTGCGCAGCCTGCTCGGCCGCTCCGTCGGCACGGAGGGCCGGTCGTACGAGCCGGCCCCACCCGACGGTGACCGTCTGACCACCGCGGAGCTCGCCCGGCTGGGCGAGACCTGGACGGAACTCGACGCCTTCAACCACGTCCTCGCCGAACCGGGCGCCCTCACGAACGGGCCTGCCGTCGCCCTGCTGAGCACGCCCTCGGCCGCGCTCATCGAGGTGCCGAGGGTCCGCACCACGCTCGCCGACGGCGCAGCGGACGCCGTCGCCGAGCTGCGCTCGATGATCACGGTCCAGGCCGGGAGCAGCGTGCTGCTCATCTCGGACGCGAGCGAGGTGCCGATCACGATCGACAACGCGCTCGACGCGGACGCGGACGTCGTGATCCAGCTCGACCCGAACGACCCGCGCCTGCAGGCCGACGAGGTGGTGCCGGCGACCATCCCGGCGAACGGCACCACCACGGTGCGGATCCCGGTGACGGCGGTCGCGAACGGGGACGTCACCGTGGTGGTCCTTGTGCTGCCCGAGGCGGGTGGCACACCCGTGGCCGAGCCATCGTCGTTCGACGTCCGGGTCCGCGCGGACTGGGAGAGCACGGGACTGACGGCAGCCGTCGTCGTGCTCGGAGTCGCGTTCGTGTTCGGCCTGTTCCGCACCATCCGCCGGGGCGGGCGGCGGTACCCACCGGAGGCCGCGGCCGCACTCGCCGAGGCCGACACCCCATCACCCACAGACACCGAGGACCCCCGATGAGCGAACCGCGCGGAGGACTGGCCGGTTCGGCAGCGCTGATGTTCTCCGGGACGCTCGTCTCCCGGATCCTCGGCCTGATCCGCAACGCCCTACTGGTGGCGGCGATCTTCTCGGCCGGCGGTGCCGCGGACGCGTTCTCGGTGGCGAACAAGCTTCCGAACATCATCTACATGCTGCTCGCCGGCGGGATCCTGAACGCCGTCCTGGTGCCACAGATCGTTCGGGCGATGCGCCGCAAGGACGGCGGCCAGGAGTACGTGAACCGGCTACTCACCCTCGCCGGGGCGTTCCTGCTCCTTGTGACGGTGGCGCTGACCCTCGCCTCCAGCCTGCTGGTCACCCTGTACGCGGCACAGTTCCAGAACGGGCCCTGGGGAGCGCTGTCGGTCTCGTTCGCGTTCTGGTGCATCCCTCAGCTCTTCTTCTACGGGATGTACGCGCTGCTCGGTCAGGTCCTGAACGCCCGCTCGGTGTTCGGCCCGTACATGTGGGCCCCGGCGGCGAACAACGTCATCGCGATCGCCGGGCTCGTGACCTACCTGATCATCTTCGGCGGCTTCGACGAGGCCAACCCGCCCCCGGTCGAGGCCTGGGACGCCGGCCGGATCGCGCTCCTCGCGGGGAGCGCGACGCTCGGCGTCGCGGTGCAGGCACTCGTCCTGATCATCCCGCTGGCCCGCAGCGGCTTCCGGTTCCGCCCGGTCTGGGGTCTGCGCAACACGGGCCTGGCCACCGCCGGCCGCGTGGCGACATGGGCGTTCGCCGCACTCGCCGTGGGCCAGGTCGGGTATCTGGCCGTGTCCAACCTGGCGGCGTCGGCAGGTGTCGCAAGCGACAACGACCTCGGCGTGGCCGGGAACGCCGCCTACGACAACGCGTTCCTGATCTTCATGCTGCCGCAGTCGCTGATCACCGTGTCCCTGGTGACGGCGATGTTCACCCGACTGTCGGAGCAGGCCGCGTCCGCCGACACCCGCGCGGTCCGGGACAGCCTGTCCTTCGGGCTGCGGACCCTGGCCGTGTTCACGGTCTTCGCGGCGGCGGCACTGATGGTGCTGGCCATCCCGGTCACGCAGGTGATCCAGTTCGACACCGCCTCGTTCCCGGCGTACCGGGCCGTCGGCGGCGTGCTCGTCGCGATGCTCGCCGGCCTGCCGGCGATCGCGATCTGGACGATGGCCCAGCGGGTCTACTTCGCGTTCGAGGACACGAAGTCGCTGTTCGGCATCCAGGTTCCGATGGCGGTGATCCTCATCGTCGGCAGCGTGCTCAGCTACTTCCTGCTCGACGTGCAGTGGTGGGTCGCCGGTGCCGGTGCGGCCACGACCGTCGCGAACACCGTCGGCGCCCTGGTCGCCTACCTGGCACTGCGCCGGCGGCTCCCGAGCCTCGACGGCAGCCGGGTCTTCCTGACCCACCTGCGGGTGTTCATGGCCGCCGTGCCCGCCGCCCTGATCGGGTGGGGTCTGCTGCACCTGTGGGGCGTCGAGACGGGGTTCGCCGGGGCGCTGCTGCGGGTGCTCGTGCTCGGTGCGCTGATGCTGGCGATCTACCTGATCCTGCTGCGCCGGCTGCGGGTGGGAGAGCTCGATGCCCTGATGCGCAGGGTGTCCACGATGGCGGCCCCCGCAACCCGGCCACTCGCCGCGCTGGCCGCGCGCGTCCCGATACCCGCGCCGTTGCGTACCATGTGGGGAAAGATCAGCGGAGTTCCACAGCGTATCGGAGGCGCCCCCGTGAATCGAGGCACCGCCACGGACCTGGTGGTCGGATCAACCATCGCGGACCGGTACGTCCTGCTCGCGCGGCTCGCGGCCCCCCTGGCACAGAGCAGTTACTGGACCGCACGGGACGAGATCCTGCAGCGCGAGGTCCGGATCGTCACCCTCGGCGGGCCCCATCGCGAGGAGGCGCTCGACGCCGCCCGCCGCGCCGCGCTGGTCGGGGACGAACGCCTGGCCCGAATCCTGCGCGTGGGAACCTCCGACGGTCTGGGCTACCTCGTCACCGAGTTGTCGGACTCCCCGTCCCTCGCCGATCTCGTCCGCTCCGGTCCGCTGCCCGCGGCCGCGGCGCGCGCCATGGTCGGAGAGGCCGCCGGAGCCGTGGAGGCCGCCCGCAAGCGCGGCGTCCACCACCTGCACCTGCGACCGGCTTCACTGTTGGTCGGCGAGCGCGGCGTGGTGCTCACCGGTCTCGCCGTGGACGCGGCCCAGCTCGGCATCGACGGCGGCGACGCGCGCGCGGCGGCACGCACGGACAGCGTCGACCTCGTCGCCCTGCTGTACACGGCGCTGACCGGTACCTGGCCGGGCGAACCCGCTCGTGCCGGCGGGCTGCCACTCGCGCCGCGCCACGGCGGTGCGCCGGTGCCGCCCGGAGACGTGGTCGAGGGCATCCCGCACGACCTCGACACGCTGTGCTCCGTCACGTTCGGTCCGCACGAGGACGGCCCGTACACCCCGGGCGAGCTGGTCCGTGACCTCGCGCCGTGGGACGACCTCGACCCGAGCGTGCTCGCGGCGGCTCGAACCGCGGACGACGGCGGAACTTCCGTGCCGCCGTCGGGCGTGGGTCATGGAGCCGCGCCGCAGGGCGCGGGACCGGATCGGTCATCGTCGGCCGGGGTGGCTGGTGCGGCCGCCGTGGCCGGCGCCGCGGGTGCGGCTGCCGCCGCTGGTGCCGGCTCCGCGGCTGCCGCTGGCTCCACGGCCACCGGAGCGGCCGGGGCCGATTCCGGCGCCGCAACTGGCGCGGGGGCGACGGTCGGATCCGGGACCACCGCGCGCTACGCAACCGGGGCCGACGCCGGGCCGACCGACGCCGCCTTTCCGGTGCCCGACGGGGACCCTGGAAACGTCGGCCCGCCGGACGCGACCACCCAGCTGTCCCCGGTGCGTGGACCCGTGGACCCGAGTACGTGGACCTTGAAGCCGCCGCCCGAGCCTGGCCGGCAGCGACCCTTCGACGATGTGGTGCGAGTGGACGAGCAGAACCCGGACCGTACCCAGATCATCGACAGCTACCACGCCCGTCATGAGCACGCGGGCGGCAGCCCGACGGGGCCGGTGTCGCAGGGGTCGCTGTGGCAGCGTCTCGGCGCCAAGGGCCGTGCCCTCGTCGGTGCGGTCACCGGAGCGCTCGCGGGCGTCGGAGCAGGCGCGGGCACCCGCGCTGCCGAGACCGGAGCCGAAGCCGCCGGCGCGTCCGGCATCGCGGGCGCCACGACGGCGTTCGACGGCGGGCCGGCCGCCATCGACGGCGCTCCCACCATCGGGGCCGGACCGCGCCCTGCCCCGGCTCCCGTGCAGGCGGGCTGGGACCTGCCCGCCGGACCCGAGGGCGGTGCCGACGTCGATGCGACTCAGGCCGGGATCGACGACGCACCACTCGCTCCTGCGATCGGCGCCGGACCGCTGCCAACCCTCGGCGCGCCGTTGGCGGGCTGGGACCTGCCCCACGATGGCACCGACGACGACCTCGACGGTGCCTCGGACGCTGACCGGTCCCGCTCCGCCGTCGGCGCCGGGGCCGTGGCCGCCGTCGCCGGTTCGCAACGGGCCATCGGTGCCCTGAAGGAGAACGCGCGAGCGGTCGGAGACCGGTTCCGACGTCCCGAGGCCCACGAGGACGCCGACGACGAGCCGAGCGAGCCCCGCCCACGATTCAATCCGACCCCGATCGTCATCGTGCTGATGATCGCCCTCGTCATTCTCGCGGGGGTCCTCGCCTTCAACTCGCTCAACGAGGCACGCACGTCCTACGCACCTTCGACCGACCCGACGGCGACGGTGCCGGCCGACGGCACCGACCCCGCCGCGACGACGGAGCCGGCCCCGGAACCGACCACGCCAGCACCACCGGTCGTCGCCACGTTCGTCTCGGCGCAGTCGCTCGACCCGGCCTCCGGTGTCGGCGACAACGAGGACACGGCCGGCCGGGCGATCGACGGCAACCCGGAGACCACCTGGAACTCGCTCCGGTACAACAACCCGAACTACGGGATCAAGGACGGCCTCGGGTTCGCCGTCGAGCTCGAGGCGCCCACGCTGATCACGACCGTCACCCTCGACGTGCACGGCAGCGGCGGCATCGTGCAGATCCGCAACACCGACCCGAGCGCACCCAACGGCGGCGAGGTCCTCGCCGAGGGCCCGATGGGACCGAACACGACGTACACCCTGTCCACACCCACCGAGCTCAGCTCGATCGTCCTGTGGTTCCCTGAACTGCCGGTCGCGGAGTCCGACGGCCGGAACCGGATCGAACTCGCGGAGATCACGGTCGGCTGAGCCGCTCGAAGGAACAATGCCGGGGCGGCCGTGGTTCACCTGAACAGCACCCACCACCCACCGAAGGACCGAGCATGACCGAAGCCACGCCCACCGTCCACGACGT
Coding sequences within:
- a CDS encoding CCA tRNA nucleotidyltransferase, which encodes MPPTSPIPPRESPAELLRVALGVLAEYAPDAIELGTAFADAGHELALVGGPVRDAFLGRAGVDLDFATSARPDDTERILAAWGDAHWDMGREFGTIGARRGDVIVEVTTYRTEAYDPTSRKPQVAYGDSLDGDLSRRDFTVNSMAVRLPDLTFVDPFDGLTDLANGLLRTPVTAEQSFDDDPLRMMRAARFTAQLGFDVDESVLKAMTAMAERITIVSAERVQSELVRLLMSAAPRRGLELMVYTGLAEHVLPELPGMQLTIDEHHRHKDVYEHSLTVLDQAIDLETGPDGPVPGPDLVLRLAALLHDVGKPATRRLEPGGGVSFHHHEIVGAKLATKRLRELRFDKATIKAVSHLVALHLRFHGYGEAAWTDSAVRRYITDAGDQLERLHRLTRADCTTRNQRKAARLSHAYDDLERRIAALSAEEELKAIRPDLDGTRIMEILQIPAGRDVGAAYKHLLALRMEHGPLGPERAEAELRSWWAARGAD
- a CDS encoding NUDIX hydrolase, whose translation is MSAAAPTPRPRAPRPPVTRLRRTHAHSLPVVDETSAGGLVVRVVGGEAYTAVIARRNRAGRLEWCLPKGHLEGAETAEEAAVREIAEETGIEGQVLRHLATIDYWFAGSDRRVHKVVHHYLLEALGGDLTTENDPDHEAEAVAWVALTDVAARLAYPNERRVVATARDMLTGRS
- the murJ gene encoding murein biosynthesis integral membrane protein MurJ, with product MSEPRGGLAGSAALMFSGTLVSRILGLIRNALLVAAIFSAGGAADAFSVANKLPNIIYMLLAGGILNAVLVPQIVRAMRRKDGGQEYVNRLLTLAGAFLLLVTVALTLASSLLVTLYAAQFQNGPWGALSVSFAFWCIPQLFFYGMYALLGQVLNARSVFGPYMWAPAANNVIAIAGLVTYLIIFGGFDEANPPPVEAWDAGRIALLAGSATLGVAVQALVLIIPLARSGFRFRPVWGLRNTGLATAGRVATWAFAALAVGQVGYLAVSNLAASAGVASDNDLGVAGNAAYDNAFLIFMLPQSLITVSLVTAMFTRLSEQAASADTRAVRDSLSFGLRTLAVFTVFAAAALMVLAIPVTQVIQFDTASFPAYRAVGGVLVAMLAGLPAIAIWTMAQRVYFAFEDTKSLFGIQVPMAVILIVGSVLSYFLLDVQWWVAGAGAATTVANTVGALVAYLALRRRLPSLDGSRVFLTHLRVFMAAVPAALIGWGLLHLWGVETGFAGALLRVLVLGALMLAIYLILLRRLRVGELDALMRRVSTMAAPATRPLAALAARVPIPAPLRTMWGKISGVPQRIGGAPVNRGTATDLVVGSTIADRYVLLARLAAPLAQSSYWTARDEILQREVRIVTLGGPHREEALDAARRAALVGDERLARILRVGTSDGLGYLVTELSDSPSLADLVRSGPLPAAAARAMVGEAAGAVEAARKRGVHHLHLRPASLLVGERGVVLTGLAVDAAQLGIDGGDARAAARTDSVDLVALLYTALTGTWPGEPARAGGLPLAPRHGGAPVPPGDVVEGIPHDLDTLCSVTFGPHEDGPYTPGELVRDLAPWDDLDPSVLAAARTADDGGTSVPPSGVGHGAAPQGAGPDRSSSAGVAGAAAVAGAAGAAAAAGAGSAAAAGSTATGAAGADSGAATGAGATVGSGTTARYATGADAGPTDAAFPVPDGDPGNVGPPDATTQLSPVRGPVDPSTWTLKPPPEPGRQRPFDDVVRVDEQNPDRTQIIDSYHARHEHAGGSPTGPVSQGSLWQRLGAKGRALVGAVTGALAGVGAGAGTRAAETGAEAAGASGIAGATTAFDGGPAAIDGAPTIGAGPRPAPAPVQAGWDLPAGPEGGADVDATQAGIDDAPLAPAIGAGPLPTLGAPLAGWDLPHDGTDDDLDGASDADRSRSAVGAGAVAAVAGSQRAIGALKENARAVGDRFRRPEAHEDADDEPSEPRPRFNPTPIVIVLMIALVILAGVLAFNSLNEARTSYAPSTDPTATVPADGTDPAATTEPAPEPTTPAPPVVATFVSAQSLDPASGVGDNEDTAGRAIDGNPETTWNSLRYNNPNYGIKDGLGFAVELEAPTLITTVTLDVHGSGGIVQIRNTDPSAPNGGEVLAEGPMGPNTTYTLSTPTELSSIVLWFPELPVAESDGRNRIELAEITVG
- a CDS encoding DUF6049 family protein; translated protein: MTRREPRTFHVRAALVACLLGILAAVGPLAPAVTVPAAHAAPGDVTVDITGTTPAVLRPGLDLVVTGTITNETDEVLTDPFVRLRMQTQVPDSRNGLARWLNDDSTSGRVETLTLANLGQDVAPGATAPFTVSIPADRSPFGGTPAWGPRGFEIVVSDGGVTGRARSVLLWYPEAIESAGPTELTVLLPLTPTAQEWSTAAEEGVLVGQVAAGRITALVEATRDLPVAWGLDPVLLELPTGPVPSGEGPDGQEPTQDAGPTEPADEESTGTPDDDATTDPPPSGTAPDDDATEGDDEERDDPVLTAAQLPAFVQLLVDASAQRDVVALSYGDADAITMARADDSTLIDAATDRTAALLAEREVTVLDDVIWPAATDESTLTAIARSGSATVVLPADEVPTTGDLTYTPSGRTEITTVGGDVEAVLWDGPLSDTLTDPDLTTAEAQQSFLAQTAVITRERPNDPRGLMAAMPRDLGTDPSEMERLGTILDSLAEAPWLEVTSLRSLLGRSVGTEGRSYEPAPPDGDRLTTAELARLGETWTELDAFNHVLAEPGALTNGPAVALLSTPSAALIEVPRVRTTLADGAADAVAELRSMITVQAGSSVLLISDASEVPITIDNALDADADVVIQLDPNDPRLQADEVVPATIPANGTTTVRIPVTAVANGDVTVVVLVLPEAGGTPVAEPSSFDVRVRADWESTGLTAAVVVLGVAFVFGLFRTIRRGGRRYPPEAAAALAEADTPSPTDTEDPR